From the genome of Lotus japonicus ecotype B-129 chromosome 6, LjGifu_v1.2, one region includes:
- the LOC130722614 gene encoding acetolactate synthase 1, chloroplastic-like translates to MAAAPAAKLAFTTVPSPSSRPQNHVLKFTIPFPSYPNNSSPHSRCRSLQISASLSNPTPTAASASTAVATENFTSRFSLDEPRKGADILVEALERQGVTDVFAYPGGASMEIHQALTRSSTIRNVLPRHEQGGIFAAEGYARSSGLPGVCIATSGPGATNLVSGLADALLDSVPLIAITGQVPRRMIGTDAFQETPIVEVTRSITKHNYLVLDIDDIPRIVNEAFFLATSGRPGPVLIDIPKDIQQQLAVPNWDQPIKLPGYMARLPRSPSDALLEQVVRLLLECKKPVLYAGGGSLNSSEELRRFVELTGVPVASTLMGLGAYPTADENSLQMLGMHGTVYANYAVDKSDLLLAFGVRFDDRVTGKLEAFASRAKIVHIDIDSAEIGKNKQPHVSVCADLKLALKGINRILESRGVKGKLDFRAWREELNEQKLRFPLQFKTFEEAIPPQYAIQVLDELTNGNAIISTGVGQHQMWAAQFYKYKRPRQWLTSSGLGAMGFGLPAAMGAAVANPGDVVVDIDGDGSFMMNVQELATIKVENLPVKILLLNNQHLGMVVQWEDRFYKSNRAHTYLGDPSNEKEVFPNMLKFADACGIPAARVTKKQDLRAAIQKMLDTPGPYLLDVIVPHQEHVLPMIPSNGTFQDVITEGDGRRSY, encoded by the coding sequence ATGGCGGCGGCTCCAGCTGCAAAACTCGCGTTCACCACCGTGCCTTCACCGTCTTCACGTCCCCAGAATCACGTTCTCAAATTCACCATCCCATTTCCCTCATACCCAAACAACTCCTCTCCTCATTCCCGATGCCGTTCTCTTCAAATCTCCGCTTCCCTCTCAAATCCCACCCCCACCGCCGCCTCAGCCTCCACCGCCGTCGCAACTGAAAATTTCACCTCCCGATTTTCCCTCGACGAGCCCCGCAAGGGTGCTGACATCCTCGTCGAAGCCTTAGAGCGCCAAGGCGTGACAGATGTATTCGCCTACCCCGGCGGCGCGTCGATGGAGATCCACCAGGCCCTGACACGCTCCTCCACCATCCGCAACGTCCTCCCCCGCCATGAGCAGGGTGGAATCTTCGCCGCCGAAGGCTACGCTCGCTCCTCCGGCCTTCCTGGTGTCTGCATCGCCACCTCCGGCCCCGGCGCCACCAACCTCGTCAGTGGCCTCGCCGATGCCTTGCTTGACAGCGTCCCCCTCATCGCCATCACCGGCCAAGTCCCCCGCCGCATGATCGGCACCGATGCTTTTCAGGAAACCCCCATCGTCGAGGTAACACGTTCCATCACCAAGCACAATTACCTTGTTCTAGATATAGATGATATCCCTAGGATTGTGAATGAGGCTTTCTTCTTAGCAACTTCAGGTAGACCTGGTCCTGTGTTGATTGATATACCTAAAGATATTCAGCAACAGCTTGCTGTTCCAAATTGGGATCAACCTATTAAGCTACCTGGGTATATGGCTAGGTTACCTAGGTCACCCTCTGATGCACTCTTAGAGCAGGTTGTGAGGTTGCTTTTGGAATGTAAGAAACCTGTTCTCTATGCTGGGGGTGGTAGTTTGAATTCTAGTGAGGAATTGAGGCGTTTCGTTGAGCTTACCGGGGTTCCTGTTGCTAGTACTTTGATGGGTCTAGGTGCATACCCCACTGCTGATGAGAATTCTCTCCAAATGCTTGGTATGCATGGAACTGTATATGCTAATTATGCTGTGGACAAGAGTGATCTTTTGCTTGCCTTTGGGGTGCGGTTCGATGATCGTGTCACGGGGAAGCTCGAGGCTTTTGCTAGCCGGGCTAAGATTGTTCACATTGACATTGATTCTGCTGAGATTGGGAAGAACAAGCAGCCCCATGTGTCGGTCTGCGCGGATTTGAAGTTGGCTTTGAAAGGAATTAATCGTATCTTGGAGAGCAGGGGAGTCAAGGGTAAACTTGATTTTAGAGCTTGGAGAGAAGAGCTGAATGAGCAGAAGCTCAGGTTTCCATTGCAATTCAAGACATTTGAGGAAGCTATTCCTCCACAGTATGCCATACAGGTTCTTGATGAGCTCACCAATGGAAATGCTATAATTAGTACTGGGGTCGGGCAGCACCAGATGTGGGCTGCTCAATTTTACAAGTACAAGAGACCCAGACAGTGGTTAACATCCAGTGGTCTTGGTGCGATGGGGTTTGGATTGCCTGCTGCTATGGGAGCTGCTGTGGCTAACCCCGGTGATGTTGTGGTTGACATCGATGGTGATGGAAGTTTTATGATGAATGTTCAGGAGCTGGCCACTATAAAAGTGGAGAATCTCCCTGTTAAGATATTGTTGTTGAACAATCAACACTTGGGTATGGTTGTTCAGTGGGAGGATCGCTTCTATAAATCTAACAGAGCTCACACTTATTTGGGAGACCCATCCAATGAGAAAGAAGTATTCCCAAACATGTTGAAGTTTGCAGATGCTTGTGGTATACCAGCAGCTCGTGTGACGAAGAAACAAGACCTTAGAGCAGCAATTCAGAAAATGCTCGATACTCCTGGCCCCTACCTTCTCGATGTCATTGTACCGCACCAAGAGCATGTTTTACCCATGATTCCAAGTAATGGTACCTTTCAGGACGTGATAACTGAGGGTGATGGCAGGAGAAGTTACTGA
- the LOC130726059 gene encoding uncharacterized protein LOC130726059 yields MKNQESTSNHLSRSMKQKHHHHHLLLRLVLAPFIHKLFSLSSTEEKEPSFSLEQIPIAMPNKETISYNMVSNSCSNGLVCLYSDFHCGREIALCNPTTRDVKFLPISNLVTEVKDGMVLGVGMGHDYYKIDDYKVVRMWISYLECRCKKYIVEEYCLSTKSWRIIDSANPYCCDFEASCFAMHFDGFYFWWAKLQDSSPVVVALDVGGGYFRKVHLPKRADIGSESGRYLGVLNGFVSLVCRDDRHSNNDNLDIWVIDGAVFNSCTSWTKLRTLNLAPCTPLTFWKGKELLVKMFDMLKSYDVESGEIHHVSTDVGGQGIADICQAIPCVKSLASI; encoded by the coding sequence ATGAAGAATCAAGAATCCACTTCAAACCATCTCTCACGTTCTATGAAGCAGaagcaccaccatcatcacttgCTTCTTCGTCTTGTGTTAGCCCCTTTCATCCACAAGCTCTTTTCTTTGTCAAGCACCGAGGAAAAAGAACCAAGCTTTTCTCTTGAACAAATCCCAATAGCAATGCCAAACAAGGAGACTATATCGTACAACATGGTTTCCAATTCTTGCAGCAATGGCTTAGTGTGCCTATACTCAGATTTTCACTGTGGAAGGGAAATTGCTCTATGCAACCCAACAACAAGGGATGTTAAGTTTCTTCCAATTTCCAATTTGGTCACGGAAGTAAAAGATGGCATGGTGCTAGGAGTTGGAATGGGACATGATTATTACAAAATTGATGATTACAAGGTTGTGAGAATGTGGATTAGTTACCTTGAATGTCGCTGCAAGAAGTACATTGTTGAGGAATATTGCTTGAGTACTAAATCATGGAGAATAATTGATAGTGCCAATCCATATTGTTGTGATTTTGAAGCTTCTTGTTTCGCTATGCATTTCGATGGGTTTTATTTTTGGTGGGCTAAGCTTCAAGACTCAAGTCCAGTAGTTGTTGCATTGGATGTGGGAGGAGGGTATTTCCGCAAGGTACATTTGCCGAAACGCGCTGATATTGGTAGCGAAAGTGGAAGATATTTGGGCGTTTTGAATGGCTTTGTATCATTGGTTTGCCGCGATGATCGTCATTCCAACAATGACAACTTAGACATTTGGGTGATTGATGGAGCCGTTTTCAATAGTTGTACTTCTTGGACCAAATTGAGGACTCTAAATCTTGCTCCTTGTACTCCATTGACGTTTTGGAAGGGTAAGGAGCTTCTTGTGAAAATGTTTGATATGCTGAAATCCTATGATGTTGAGAGTGGTGAGATTCATCATGTTAGTACTGATGTTGGAGGACAAGGGATTGCTGATATATGTCAAGCTATACCTTGTGTGAAGAGTCTTGCTTCAATTTAG